The segment cTAATGAATGAGAAGAATGAACATCCTAACTAGAATAAACATCATGAACTACCTCTCCAGGCCCCCTCTAGCATTACAATGACACCAGACGTAGTAACTGAAGGTCATCAGTATAAAATGCTGCTGCAAATGGAATCATTTTCAGAATGAATGTTGGAAATAGACACATTTTGAGAGTTAAggaatttatttcataaatgttgTGAATGGATCCTGagtttttatgaatgaaatcgatcttcaacaatttttcacattatcattattttgccTCAATTTTCGAATAAACTGTAAATTGGGAAGGCTCTTAATTTTTGTTCTTGGTCTAAATACCACAATAAAAAGGAGCTTTATCATTCTTTGTTCTTTACGACCTCTTATAAACCGAATACATGAAATTAACTTTCGGCTCtttatttcttcttttcacaGCTTTATCTAACATTGGTGGCCATAGCAGTATTTATTGTCCCCGCCATTTTGATTGCCATCTGCTATATCGTCATCGTGGTGATTATCTGGAGGAGATCCTCGTCGAGTGTGGACAAGCAGTATAGTGACGTCACCCAGACGGATTGTAGGACCAAGAACCATAAAATCAGAAAAGGTTACCATTCAACTTTGAAAATAGTCTTGTTTGTTCAAAAACTTTCCTACAGATCATGAAATACGTATACAtaaaacaatttgttttataCTAAATAAGCTGTTTGCTAGTGTTCCACTGTCGTAACCTAAATTATCTTCAACGCGAATGCATCTACATGTAGTGACCACATGCACATGGTAGAAAACATACCCAAGTAAGTGTTGTTACTAGATAGAACAATCCAAATTGCATGAAGGATTTTGATTGACAGAAACAAAATCTACTTCTCCTGTTTGTATGACAGTTTCATTTTATCTGGTAGAAATAAAAGTTATTTTGAGTTGAGACAAAATCTAATTCTCGAGAATTACTGCAAACGAAGTCATCAAACACTGCACAAAATTTTGCCTTCGTGGTCCTAATTATAAATTGACACAATTGCTATTATTTGGAGTGATGTTTGGCAGACGCAAAATCTATTTTTCCAGAACTTCGGTATAGATAGTCTTCTTTTTCTTCAAGTTATTCGATCTTGGTGAGCATATCGGGCTCTTGGGaaatcccttttcactcaacaCCATtgtttgatacaagtaaaattagtaaatgaatattaaaaatAGAGCTTATGCAGACATAATCATGCAACACAGGTTTCCTATGAAAATTAGAATACAGATCGGCTGTTTCTCCCTCTAGAGCTAATTCTCTATACATGTTGCCTGTACTTCTGTGAACACCTGTTTATTCTACAGATAGTACTACAGTTACGTTATAGCATTTATTGTTGTTTACTAATAGTTCAACAGGAAACATTCATTTACCCGCTATTGATTTGTAAACAGCTAGCTGCCTATCtacatatgtacaatgtatatgtctCCAGGATGTTTTACCCTGCCAATGCCCTAAATTAAAATGTGGAaccttgaaattttatcaactACACTACTCTTCTTTATTTTCTGACAAGTCTagatcacaggcacctgaagttaTGAATATCAGaatggccttctaccggtataataaaatacactttATTatgccaatctctaaagcttacaaaaagcgtgaaacgattacataaatcgaaagagggatgagatagacatggaaacaacacatttcagagaaattattgccaccaaaaaattatcaaaaaggGGGGgaggtagtaatatccatacttcaggtgcctgtggtctAGATCTTTCCCATGTTTTTGCTTATCTTTTAAGTTAAGGGGACGTATTTATCTTACATGGTTATTTAATTCGTTTCTCGTTACTTATCTTTTAAGTTAAGGGGATGcagttacatatatgtatctcACATCGTTATTTAATTCGTATCTAGTTTGATACTGATTTTCACATTCTTTTATCTATTCTTATTTCTCTACTTTTTCAGAAGTGAAATTTCAAGATGGACTGGCAGCATCGAAATCTTTAAACGGTGACACAAGCAACATGATTGCAAATACCTCGGGGGGATTAATATCAAAAGCGAAGATAAAAACCATTAAAATGACCTTTGTCATAGTCCTAGGTATGGCATGTAGTTTTCTATAAACTTTTAATTCCAGGTATGTAGTCTATAAACTAATTATAGTAAATATCAGGTGCACGAGATATATTTCGTATGCTATGCCCTAATGTATaattacagaaaatgtattatgCATTCGTACCTTTAGTCACGTATGCTATTTTGTTTCAATACAATCTTTATTCTAATGCTTTTTATATTACACAGTACTCTTTACGATGAGTGTATAATTTTCGACACATTAATCtaataaaacataattataatttcaatatacattttagaGACTGTGCATGCATTTGTTAAATTGCTCGGTCAGAGTAATAATAAGAAGTACGTGCCTTGTTTTACAGCTTTTATTTTCTGCTGGTCACCCTATTTTGTATACGACTTTTACCAACTCTATGGACCATTCACCAATAGCGCACAAATGGAAGCCGTCACCACTTTTGTCCAAAGTCTGGCGCCGTTGAACAGTGCGGCAAACCCAGTGATTTTCCTAATATTCAATTACGAATCCTATATGAAGATGGTTAGAAGCGGCCTAAGAAACCGTCCCTCCGCATTGACGATGTCGCATGTTTGACAATTGATAGTAATAATGTTGATAGGAACAGAAATGCATGCGACGGGAAACACAGCAAATTCTAAATTGAATGTTTAAGCAATAATCAAAGAGCTTTATATTTTTGGAATTAATTTGTACAGTTACCTTGGGAAATATGTATCTCTCCTTATGCAGATCAATGAACGGCAGATTACCAACTGATCGTACAAACTGGAACTATGGAACATTAATACCTGAGCGTGCTTAATGAAATCTTCTTGGCGAACTTCAGATTTACTGAACCAGAAGAACTGACAAGGACCATGAGCTACCGTTAACCGGGAATAGTAGCTCCCAATGAATGTCTGTGATATTCTTAATCAAAAGCTCATCTATAAATTTACTATTTAAACATAGGAACTTgtgaaaaatctttgaaatctaTCTAAGAATAGAAAAGGCAGGGGCGACCATTAATTTAAGTAAGAGGTACAATGCATGTACAGCTATTTGTGTTACTTTATCAAACATTGTTTTTCGGGGTTTTATTTTCAGAAAACAATACTTGATAACCAAAGATAAAGGAAATATTTACCTCTTGTCATACCAGAAGTGAAATCAAGTTTTACTTGCTGTACAATGCATTCCCAAAACGTACATTAGAGAACAAGATAGCCGGCAGAAGTTTGGATTGATCTGGTATACAACAATGACAgtactgtatatatgtaaagaGGAAGTTCTTTGACACGAACAACTCGTCTATATAATATGAGAGTTTACTTTTCCATGTACATGTGCCTACCGGTATATCACCGAAAGGTGGGACCAGAAACTAAGGAGCACGACTTATACCGGTACGTAGTGGATCAAGTATCATAAACTACATCGTTTTAGAGGGGAGAGTATGGAGGTTGCAACCTCAGCTTTTgctaaaaaaataattaaagattatATTGATGACATGTATTCCGAGTCATACATTCggctatttatacatttatgtatatcCGTGAAATTACAGGTACCCATGTTGTTGTACATCCTATAACGActcaaaaaatatattaaattctaGATGTGAATCAGAATTGATGCAATATTTTACTAATGAAATAATCCTGAACATGCAGTGGGAACCATAGCAGAGAGCACCCATCGCCGAATGACGGAACCCGTAGATCAGAAATCAGGGGCGTAACAAATGATAAATGAAAGTGTAGGCACCAGGCAGCAATGAGTCTGGGGACCGCTTTTAAGGTCTCCAGTGGGTCCAGGACAAAATCTTGAATGTGTATTATCTAAGAGCTTCCTTAGCTCCTCCTTTAACGCTGATATTTGAAATTCGTTTAATCTTTTCATGGATCGACGCCATTTTTTTGTAAACTCACAATCCGAATACGCTTCTGTAAAATGATTCCTGATTGGTCCTTGATTCTTTGTTATTGGTCGAATATTcattgaattattcatgagaatggGGTTAATAACATGACCTCAAATGCAATGCTGTCATATCCTTCTCCAGCATAACAGTGAGAGGAGAGATTGAATACCGGGGTGTTTCGGGCAACACCAAATACCAGAGGAGAAACAGTTGAAATAAATCTGCATTCAAATAGAAAAGAGAAGGGTGTCCGATTCCTGATCACTTAACCCTATACAAAATATGAGAGCTCCGTCTTAAATagttatcaaaagtaggtcaaacttccaggtcaaggtcaaacaccaaagtataaaaaatcttgccataaagaatgtATACACCAAATATGGAAATTTTACCTTACATTGATCAGATAAGTTTTTAAGAAAGTgcgtcaaggtcacaagatcaaataaGATTGCATCAGTCGTGTCAAAAAGAATCTGTAAAGCCCTAGCttcaatttattcttaaattattTGCGTCTAAAACAATTCAAgagaaatttttaaagatattccctTTATCACTTTGATCCCCTCCCTATCCCAGAGGACTATAAATTGCACGAATCTGGATCTATTCTATGTCAGTACCCTCAAGGGccgtgatttttacaaacttaaatttgtacTACATATGtttatcaggaagctttcatgtaaatttgaacttttcaggcccagtgattcttgagaagaataatttttgagattttccctatatattcccatgtaaaaatttgatcccctatcgtggccctatcctacccccgggggccatgattttaacaaacttgaatatgcactatgtcagaaagctgccatgtaaatttgaactttcctggcccagtgcttgagaagatttttaaatgaccccaccctattttttgcgattatctcccacTTGAAGAGGGCATGACCctccatttgaacaaacttgaatcttcttcacccatggatgatttgtactaagtttgattgatattggcccagtggttctggagatgaaaatgtgaatagtttatggacagaaaaggtgatcagaatagcttacttgagttttcagctcaggtgagctaaaatgtaATGAGAATGACAACAGATTACACACATTTTTATCCCTTTAATCTTCAGCTAACGTGAGATAAATAATCTAAAGAGATCTCTGGAATTTAATGTTGCAATTCTCTTCGACAACAATCAGCGATAGAAATAAACACATAAATATTGATGAAGTTTATGTACCTAAAACAAATGAGGAGGTATACAGGTACAAAAGTATAAAATCACCTGAGGACAAAATTACGcggtttgaaaaaaataatcatgtTCACTGAGACTTGAATGTCCTGGAAGATATAAATTTCTAAAACATTACATCAACAAAAAATGA is part of the Ostrea edulis chromosome 2, xbOstEdul1.1, whole genome shotgun sequence genome and harbors:
- the LOC130051764 gene encoding cardioacceleratory peptide receptor-like isoform X2, whose amino-acid sequence is MTRKKRSRMNIFIANLAIADLMVGFFSVLMDIIEKLTIEWQAGVVMCKTIRFIQGIATYGSTYALVALSIDRLDSIARPLKSVSKGQRVKALIVLQWTFAALFSLPMFKFEIVHKIYQESIKSFCMINFPAQWAWKLYLTLVAIAVFIVPAILIAICYIVIVVIIWRRSSSSVDKQYSDVTQTDCRTKNHKIRKEVKFQDGLAASKSLNGDTSNMIANTSGGLISKAKIKTIKMTFVIVLAFIFCWSPYFVYDFYQLYGPFTNSAQMEAVTTFVQSLAPLNSAANPVIFLIFNYESYMKMVRSGLRNRPSALTMSHV